A genome region from Clostridium pasteurianum includes the following:
- a CDS encoding CPBP family glutamic-type intramembrane protease has translation MYILIMNAVVVFVEEVIYRGYLQTRLICWLGTIIYKVINKVKGI, from the coding sequence TTGTATATTTTAATTATGAATGCTGTGGTTGTATTTGTGGAAGAAGTTATTTATAGAGGATATCTTCAAACTAGATTAATTTGTTGGCTTGGTACAATAATATACAAAGTAATCAATAAAGTGAAAGGCATCTGA
- a CDS encoding LamG-like jellyroll fold domain-containing protein, which produces MSDTQIKISADLESNLDNYKTAGQIIFTEKTINIVKTDGTKVNYLKDKVEIVRVLPTIDIISNKPYFLTTDRSINIWSGTSWDKYGTSEIKLSGDLGGTKDNPEVTGINGIPVDDSTRSGNLPILGYNPSTKKHEYFTVSTGNIVNSSGDIVQPDGSPISISQGQEIIVNHNEVKNNRMMMQILEEIPGSTVSDSSNNFSNSNDYIQENSTVITIGNNVAELKVGKSCTNNYKMNETSGTACIDSKNLYKGTYNGTTSVTDSYGTYRSFNGTSDYINFNDAVIPNGKKSIYFEIKFSGTRSTDQYLMSNHNAAGKPSGFMIVIGSNTGNLTFAYENNNWDSNHSISLENVNDGKWHKILFTDDGSINSTSLKVYLDDFSEAIKVAPGNIIENAPSANLSIGKMSGILLDYFQGSLKNLQIYNDVINPSILDNYILTKFTSISLSTVSKINSISSNVATPANTSIKWLVSFDGRKKWLYHDGNGWHIAVDTGAGGNLSDSSAFTNGNLYSDIEAYFTNLTIAQLTADLSGLSVNPVQLDFAWLLSTTDVTITPSMGETIIDYTENSHYEQALQGTFRDKIVSYGVKRISSTTTGIKKISEGTTNIIPNIIIGN; this is translated from the coding sequence ATGTCAGATACACAAATAAAAATTAGTGCGGATTTAGAATCAAATTTAGATAATTATAAAACAGCAGGTCAAATAATATTTACTGAGAAAACTATAAATATTGTAAAAACAGATGGAACTAAGGTAAATTATTTAAAGGATAAAGTTGAAATAGTAAGAGTACTTCCAACTATTGATATTATAAGCAATAAGCCATATTTTCTAACTACAGATAGATCAATCAATATTTGGAGTGGTACTTCATGGGATAAATATGGAACTAGTGAAATTAAGTTATCTGGAGATTTAGGTGGGACAAAGGATAATCCTGAAGTAACAGGTATAAATGGTATTCCTGTAGATGATTCAACTAGATCAGGTAATTTGCCAATTTTAGGTTATAATCCTTCTACTAAGAAACATGAATATTTTACTGTTTCAACTGGTAATATTGTTAATTCTAGTGGAGATATAGTTCAGCCAGATGGAAGCCCCATAAGTATTAGTCAAGGACAAGAGATAATTGTCAATCATAATGAAGTTAAAAATAATAGAATGATGATGCAAATATTAGAAGAAATTCCCGGCAGTACTGTATCAGATTCTAGTAATAATTTTAGTAATAGTAATGATTATATACAAGAAAATAGTACGGTGATAACTATTGGCAATAATGTTGCAGAATTAAAGGTTGGAAAAAGTTGTACTAATAATTATAAGATGAATGAAACAAGTGGAACAGCTTGTATAGATAGTAAAAATCTTTATAAGGGCACTTACAATGGTACTACAAGTGTAACTGATTCTTATGGAACTTATAGAAGTTTTAATGGTACAAGCGATTATATTAATTTTAATGATGCTGTAATACCTAATGGCAAAAAATCTATATATTTTGAAATAAAATTTTCGGGAACAAGAAGTACTGATCAATATTTAATGAGTAATCATAATGCAGCTGGAAAACCTTCAGGTTTTATGATCGTGATTGGTAGTAACACTGGAAATTTAACTTTTGCTTATGAAAACAATAACTGGGATAGTAACCATTCTATTTCATTAGAAAATGTAAATGATGGTAAATGGCATAAAATATTATTTACTGATGACGGCTCTATTAATTCTACTTCATTAAAGGTATATTTAGATGATTTTAGTGAAGCGATTAAAGTAGCTCCAGGAAATATTATTGAAAATGCTCCTTCTGCAAATCTATCTATTGGAAAGATGTCAGGTATTTTACTTGATTATTTCCAAGGTTCCTTGAAAAATTTACAGATATATAATGATGTAATTAATCCTTCAATATTAGATAACTATATTTTAACTAAATTTACATCAATTAGCTTAAGTACAGTATCTAAAATTAATTCTATATCATCAAATGTAGCTACTCCAGCAAATACTTCTATTAAATGGTTAGTTTCATTTGATGGTAGAAAAAAGTGGTTATATCATGATGGTAACGGTTGGCATATAGCAGTAGATACAGGTGCAGGAGGAAATTTATCTGATAGTAGTGCTTTTACTAATGGCAATTTATATTCTGATATAGAGGCTTATTTTACTAATTTAACTATAGCTCAATTAACTGCTGATTTAAGTGGTTTAAGCGTAAATCCTGTGCAACTAGATTTTGCATGGCTATTGAGTACAACAGATGTAACTATTACGCCATCCATGGGTGAAACAATTATTGATTATACAGAGAATTCTCATTATGAACAGGCTTTACAGGGAACATTCAGAGATAAAATTGTTTCATATGGAGTTAAAAGAATTAGTTCTACTACAACAGGAATAAAAAAAATCAGTGAAGGTACTACTAATATAATACCAAATATAATCATAGGTAATTAA
- a CDS encoding GH25 family lysozyme produces MRGVDIYEGQGNINFSALKEAGIEAVYIKATEGVTYNDSKFMQNYNGVKAAGLKVGTYHYLRANNPYIEAQHFLSIIGNLQFDLRYMIDAEDRCLFNSDASTRIRQFADYMLSHGKDTGVYTYTSFFKEYMDSRVRSLPLWIAEYGVSKPNIGNSYVGFQYSEAGRVSGISGSVDLDEFSDGIFIGNTSNAAIAVSQSNNMWNGFNMDRARSLQHLLNGLGLRDNNGNMLTEDGKPGTRTFQAAEKLPVAQIHGYHNDAYTDWLESQFGQRPDHYFAGIMDSTVRNFQGVHGLSADGKVGINTLKEILRQP; encoded by the coding sequence ATGCGTGGAGTAGATATTTACGAAGGACAGGGGAATATAAACTTTTCGGCATTAAAAGAGGCAGGCATTGAAGCTGTTTACATCAAAGCAACTGAAGGCGTTACCTACAATGATTCAAAATTCATGCAGAATTATAATGGCGTTAAAGCGGCAGGGCTCAAAGTTGGAACCTATCATTATCTAAGAGCAAATAATCCATACATTGAAGCACAGCATTTTTTAAGTATTATAGGTAATTTACAGTTTGATTTAAGGTATATGATTGATGCAGAAGATAGATGCTTATTTAACAGTGATGCATCAACCCGTATAAGGCAGTTTGCAGATTATATGTTATCACATGGAAAAGATACTGGAGTTTACACATATACAAGCTTTTTTAAAGAATATATGGATAGTAGAGTTAGAAGTTTGCCGCTTTGGATAGCGGAGTATGGAGTAAGTAAACCTAATATAGGTAATTCATATGTTGGCTTCCAATATTCTGAGGCAGGAAGAGTATCAGGTATAAGTGGTTCTGTGGATCTTGATGAATTTTCAGATGGAATATTTATAGGGAACACAAGTAATGCTGCAATAGCTGTTTCACAATCTAATAACATGTGGAATGGATTTAATATGGACAGAGCTAGAAGTTTACAGCATCTTTTGAATGGACTAGGGCTTAGAGATAATAATGGTAATATGCTTACTGAAGATGGTAAACCAGGTACAAGAACTTTTCAGGCAGCGGAAAAGCTTCCTGTTGCACAGATACATGGCTATCATAATGATGCTTACACCGATTGGTTAGAGTCGCAGTTTGGACAAAGACCGGATCATTATTTTGCTGGTATTATGGATAGTACTGTTAGGAATTTTCAAGGCGTACACGGTTTATCGGCAGATGGGAAAGTAGGAATAAATACACTAAAAGAAATATTAAGGCAGCCTTAA
- a CDS encoding LamG domain-containing protein, translating into MGKFFNVLGNNNFTDEEKGKVSKLIVNGDGTKYLSDNGTYKTVSLSEGSSNIIQPTESPILLNAGEEGFINTPEITSNKYLLSVQEHYLPSAITNTQINFKNSNDYTGQSDSVIIDNKVELDIYTKLLMHMDNSTIKDECGHTVTSNGVTLNTNNKKFGDSSAYFNGSSYLSIPNPDYFCFGKEDFTIDFWMNLSVYQSNKYFVSFNQDHNFGLATSNTIGNSLCLMLGNGGGWIQGIETGENTVLTNTWQHVALVRSGKIITLYLDGVSKISMNVGDYSLLNPNSIVTIGSAPWFSSYINGYIDEFRVSHMARWTGNFTPPTRESNYVLPNSEMFYLETTNVVNYPIKYVDTFSSLFIPITLPTNTAVKCLFSVDNNTTWLYKDSNGIHKFTDDLSSDWGNKGNSNTDLQTYFTNLTLEQLKNDLTVLGIIPSTLGFAFQLSTTDNTVTPCISPITLNYKTMAHDEIASCGSYDETTVKFQIKKVDDTTFSIKNNTSEPRQAIVNIDVSGSPSNGDSKIRLTGDLSGTYDKPEVIGINSIPVDDSTRTGNLPLLGYNPSTKKHEYFTVSMGNIINSSGDIVQPEGSPISISQGQEVIVNHNEVKNNKMMMQILEEIPGSTVSDTSNNFSDANDYVKENDNTIIKNGNATLTSDGIDSYTKLMLHMDEGTFKDECGHTVTNNGVVLESTNKKFGNGSASFNNSGSSYLSIPHDAELCMDSSDFTIDFQLYLTSSSNGYLINNSGKTGAWPPNYSVIYENEYGNLRFIIGNSDDPAKNINMTYIYNNGNALNQWQHMAIAKKNSNIYIFINGKLLYTTTLSFVPSYRNTPIYIGRDLDSSFPLVNTYIDEVRISKGIARWTEDFIPPTKEYSGYSIIPSYITTRVTSISLNTVSKINSISSTVTVPTNTSIKWLVSFDGRKKWLYHDGDGWHIAVDTGAGGNLSESSAFTNSNLYSDIGVYFTNLTIAQLTSDLSGLSIAPIQLDFAWLLSTTDAALTPSIGEIIIDYTENSHYELASEGALKDKNVSYGVKRISSTTTGIKKISEGTTNIIPNIIIDTLGSSQNENFEIFNL; encoded by the coding sequence TTGGGCAAATTTTTTAACGTTTTGGGAAACAACAATTTTACGGATGAAGAAAAGGGAAAAGTAAGTAAATTAATTGTAAATGGTGATGGAACTAAATATCTTAGTGATAATGGTACCTATAAAACTGTATCTTTGAGTGAAGGTTCAAGTAATATTATTCAACCTACAGAATCACCTATTTTGTTAAATGCAGGAGAAGAGGGTTTTATTAATACTCCCGAAATAACAAGTAATAAATATCTTTTATCGGTACAGGAGCATTATTTGCCAAGCGCTATAACAAATACACAAATTAATTTTAAAAATTCAAATGATTATACAGGTCAAAGCGATTCAGTTATAATTGATAATAAAGTAGAACTGGATATTTATACAAAATTATTAATGCATATGGATAATAGCACAATTAAAGATGAATGTGGTCATACAGTTACTAGTAATGGAGTTACATTAAACACAAATAACAAAAAATTTGGTGATAGCAGTGCTTATTTTAATGGTAGCAGCTATCTAAGTATTCCAAATCCAGATTATTTTTGCTTTGGAAAAGAAGATTTTACAATTGATTTTTGGATGAATTTATCAGTTTATCAGAGTAATAAATATTTCGTTTCATTTAATCAAGATCATAATTTTGGATTAGCAACATCAAATACAATAGGAAATTCATTATGTTTAATGCTAGGAAATGGAGGAGGATGGATACAAGGTATTGAAACAGGTGAAAATACTGTATTAACCAATACATGGCAGCATGTAGCTTTGGTAAGAAGCGGAAAAATAATAACACTGTATCTAGATGGAGTTTCTAAAATATCTATGAATGTAGGGGATTATAGTCTCTTAAATCCTAACAGTATAGTTACAATAGGAAGTGCTCCGTGGTTTTCTTCATACATTAATGGATATATAGATGAATTTAGAGTATCTCATATGGCAAGATGGACAGGTAATTTTACACCACCAACAAGAGAATCAAATTATGTTCTTCCAAACTCTGAAATGTTTTATTTAGAAACGACAAATGTTGTTAATTACCCTATAAAATATGTAGATACATTTAGTTCTTTATTCATACCTATTACGTTGCCAACAAATACAGCTGTAAAATGTTTATTTAGTGTAGACAATAACACAACATGGTTATATAAAGACAGTAATGGAATTCACAAGTTTACTGATGATTTATCTTCTGATTGGGGCAATAAAGGTAATAGTAATACAGATTTGCAAACTTACTTTACAAATTTAACTTTAGAACAATTAAAAAATGATTTAACAGTTTTAGGAATAATTCCGTCAACTTTAGGTTTTGCATTTCAATTAAGTACGACTGATAATACTGTAACGCCTTGCATAAGCCCGATTACACTAAATTATAAAACTATGGCACACGATGAAATTGCAAGTTGTGGAAGTTATGATGAGACTACTGTAAAATTTCAGATAAAAAAAGTTGATGATACAACATTCAGTATAAAAAATAATACTTCTGAGCCAAGACAGGCAATAGTGAATATAGATGTCTCGGGTTCACCCTCAAATGGAGATAGTAAAATCAGGTTAACAGGGGATTTAAGCGGCACTTATGATAAACCTGAAGTAATAGGTATAAACAGTATTCCTGTAGATGATTCAACTAGAACAGGTAATTTGCCACTTTTAGGTTATAATCCTTCTACTAAGAAACATGAATATTTTACTGTTTCAATGGGCAATATTATTAATTCTAGTGGAGACATAGTACAGCCAGAAGGTAGCCCCATAAGTATTAGTCAAGGACAAGAGGTAATTGTCAATCATAATGAAGTTAAAAATAATAAAATGATGATGCAAATATTAGAAGAAATTCCTGGTAGCACTGTATCAGACACCAGTAACAATTTTAGTGATGCTAATGATTATGTTAAGGAAAATGACAACACTATAATAAAAAATGGAAATGCTACATTAACTAGCGATGGAATTGATAGTTATACTAAGTTAATGCTGCACATGGATGAAGGAACATTTAAAGATGAATGTGGACATACTGTCACAAATAATGGTGTTGTATTAGAATCCACAAATAAGAAATTTGGAAACGGAAGTGCTTCTTTTAATAATTCAGGATCATCTTATTTGTCAATTCCACATGATGCTGAATTATGCATGGACAGTTCTGATTTTACAATAGACTTTCAGTTATATCTTACAAGCAGCAGTAATGGTTATTTAATAAATAATTCTGGAAAGACTGGAGCATGGCCTCCAAACTATTCTGTAATATATGAAAATGAATATGGGAACTTAAGATTTATTATTGGCAATTCTGATGATCCAGCAAAAAATATAAATATGACATATATTTACAATAACGGTAACGCATTAAATCAATGGCAACATATGGCTATAGCAAAGAAAAATAGTAATATTTATATATTTATAAATGGAAAATTATTATATACTACAACCTTATCATTTGTACCTTCATATAGAAATACACCTATATATATAGGAAGAGATTTAGATTCTAGTTTCCCTCTTGTTAATACTTATATAGACGAAGTAAGAATATCTAAAGGCATAGCTAGATGGACAGAAGATTTTATACCTCCTACAAAAGAATATAGTGGATATTCAATAATCCCAAGTTATATAACTACAAGAGTAACATCTATTAGTTTAAATACAGTATCTAAAATTAATTCCATATCATCGACTGTAACTGTTCCAACAAATACTTCTATTAAATGGTTAGTTTCATTTGATGGTAGAAAAAAGTGGTTATATCATGATGGTGATGGTTGGCATATAGCAGTAGATACAGGTGCAGGAGGAAATTTATCTGAAAGTAGTGCTTTTACTAATAGTAATTTATATTCTGATATAGGGGTTTATTTTACTAATTTAACTATAGCTCAATTAACTTCTGATTTAAGTGGCTTAAGCATAGCTCCGATACAACTAGATTTTGCATGGCTATTGAGCACAACAGATGCAGCGCTTACTCCATCCATTGGTGAAATAATTATTGATTATACGGAGAATTCTCATTATGAACTAGCTTCGGAGGGAGCACTCAAAGATAAAAATGTTTCATATGGAGTTAAAAGAATTAGTTCTACTACAACAGGAATAAAGAAAATCAGTGAAGGTACTACTAATATAATACCAAATATAATCATAGATACTTTGGGCTCATCTCAAAATGAAAATTTTGAAATATTTAATTTATAG
- a CDS encoding hemolysin XhlA family protein gives MSEYDSNLCRERHKVIDEKLNLHDTRLNDHGERLKKLEQRGAAVDEKIENLCEQIKNLVSTLKWGIGLLGASFLGLFIYLIELHLK, from the coding sequence ATGAGTGAATATGATTCGAATTTATGTAGAGAACGACACAAAGTGATTGATGAAAAGTTAAATTTACATGATACAAGACTTAATGATCATGGAGAACGGTTAAAAAAATTGGAGCAGCGTGGAGCTGCGGTGGATGAAAAAATTGAAAATTTATGTGAACAAATTAAAAATTTAGTAAGTACCCTTAAGTGGGGTATTGGACTGCTAGGAGCTTCATTTTTGGGGCTTTTTATTTATTTAATAGAATTACATTTAAAATAG
- a CDS encoding signal peptidase II has protein sequence MSEFFSVTLNKDVVLDDSATNSFTGWTSQHILDQIIEHRITKFGGLDDVNVANKKDKQVVIYSADEQKFVTMDLQNIGEASGLSMNQVSKTGITGSTTTPYEVDIPINTVDFKVPRVNVLKWDPSTEQNVVKTLNDFSSTDENNFETDDMIEFDGTVHLKTNYNYPMTYENDIGIENKEYSCEFDKSIFKEIDDIKRLTEGTNEVLNLIAIPNDRLIIEKNDKDLSYVSNIDYLKVTSAGSSFKIICSIDSGATWQTYNRNTNCWENLSLSIKDIKEKGMSVVTFNMVSSTSWNLLNTNKKIRFAYFLSMDSISDEEGIDNLEMQYDGKGKWIQAKEMDYDVEYASNTQLHVFIKFTGDAKINYQE, from the coding sequence ATGAGTGAATTTTTTAGTGTAACTTTAAACAAAGATGTTGTTTTAGATGACAGCGCAACTAACAGTTTTACAGGGTGGACAAGTCAACATATTTTAGATCAAATAATAGAGCACAGGATAACGAAATTTGGAGGTTTAGATGATGTTAATGTAGCAAATAAAAAAGATAAACAAGTTGTTATATATTCCGCAGATGAACAGAAGTTTGTAACTATGGACTTGCAGAACATAGGTGAAGCAAGTGGACTTAGTATGAATCAAGTGAGTAAAACGGGAATAACAGGTTCAACTACAACACCATATGAGGTGGATATTCCAATTAATACAGTAGATTTTAAGGTGCCTAGGGTAAATGTCCTGAAATGGGATCCAAGCACAGAACAAAATGTAGTAAAAACTTTAAATGATTTCAGCAGTACAGATGAAAATAATTTTGAAACAGATGACATGATTGAATTTGATGGTACAGTACATTTGAAAACTAATTATAATTACCCGATGACATATGAAAATGATATAGGGATAGAAAATAAAGAATATTCATGTGAATTTGATAAAAGTATTTTTAAAGAAATAGATGATATAAAAAGATTAACGGAAGGTACTAATGAAGTTTTGAATCTAATCGCAATACCTAATGATAGACTTATAATTGAAAAAAATGATAAAGATTTAAGTTATGTTAGTAATATAGATTATCTTAAGGTTACATCTGCAGGAAGTAGCTTTAAAATAATATGCAGTATTGATAGTGGAGCAACTTGGCAAACATATAATAGAAATACAAATTGTTGGGAAAATTTATCTCTTAGCATTAAAGATATAAAAGAAAAAGGTATGAGTGTAGTAACATTTAATATGGTGAGTTCTACATCATGGAACTTACTTAATACCAATAAAAAAATTAGATTTGCTTATTTTCTTTCAATGGATAGTATTTCAGATGAAGAAGGCATAGACAATTTAGAAATGCAATATGATGGAAAAGGCAAATGGATACAAGCAAAAGAAATGGATTATGATGTTGAGTACGCTTCAAATACACAATTGCATGTGTTTATAAAATTTACTGGGGATGCCAAAATTAATTATCAGGAGTGA
- a CDS encoding LamG-like jellyroll fold domain-containing protein has protein sequence MKKKFKFIGLFLCAFFVVASVIFSGDSSKIFANLTKGSSNNNAVAAVNNENYVPKKDYSSNLVANYKMDETSGTVCKDSSGNGNDGTYSGTTSVTDNDGTYRSFNGINDYIQFSKPIIPIGKKSIKFMVKTNAASNTMYLVNQDYSDPFTGNLILMSTSGKISWFESNGGNRLFTITSNKSINDNLWHQVMFIWDGTTNTNGVKLYIDDLSNPDAQVTASSNLQSKVTNNLSVGLDNRTNINWYFKGSLKNLQIYNDVIDYNSIATGITLNKTTDSIEENKTDTLTAAVTPDDTTNKTVKWTSSDTGIAKVDENTGEITAGNNEGTVTITATTQDGSNLSAKCTVTVTKANNPTPITDDSDKAALNVTMTNGQVKQYNVTMNEVNKFISWYKLRSAGSGDPFYEFDITQSSNPDIKRTDYVIFDKISSFEVDDYTK, from the coding sequence ATGAAGAAAAAATTTAAATTTATTGGATTATTTTTATGTGCATTTTTTGTAGTAGCCTCAGTTATATTTAGTGGTGATAGCAGTAAAATATTTGCAAATCTAACTAAAGGCTCTTCAAATAACAATGCAGTTGCAGCAGTAAATAATGAAAATTATGTACCTAAGAAAGATTATTCATCTAATTTAGTAGCAAATTATAAAATGGATGAAACAAGTGGAACAGTTTGTAAAGATAGTTCAGGAAATGGAAATGATGGTACTTATAGTGGTACTACAAGTGTAACTGATAATGATGGAACATATAGAAGCTTTAATGGAATAAATGATTATATACAGTTTAGTAAGCCGATAATACCTATAGGTAAAAAAAGCATTAAATTCATGGTGAAAACAAATGCAGCATCAAATACTATGTATTTAGTCAATCAAGATTATTCAGATCCATTCACAGGTAATTTAATTTTAATGTCAACATCAGGTAAAATTTCGTGGTTTGAATCTAATGGTGGAAATAGATTATTTACAATAACATCAAATAAATCAATAAACGATAATTTATGGCATCAAGTCATGTTTATTTGGGATGGAACCACAAATACTAATGGGGTTAAGTTGTATATTGATGACTTAAGTAATCCTGATGCACAGGTTACAGCTTCATCTAATTTACAATCGAAAGTTACAAATAACTTATCTGTGGGTTTAGATAATCGTACTAATATTAATTGGTATTTTAAAGGTTCATTAAAAAATTTACAAATATATAATGACGTAATAGATTACAATAGCATAGCAACAGGAATAACGTTAAATAAGACAACAGATTCAATAGAAGAAAACAAAACTGATACTTTAACAGCAGCAGTAACACCTGATGATACAACTAATAAAACTGTAAAATGGACAAGTAGTGATACAGGTATAGCAAAAGTAGACGAAAATACCGGGGAAATAACAGCAGGAAACAACGAAGGAACAGTGACAATTACGGCAACTACACAGGATGGAAGTAATTTAAGTGCTAAATGTACAGTTACAGTAACAAAAGCAAATAATCCAACGCCTATAACGGATGATTCAGATAAAGCTGCATTAAATGTAACCATGACAAATGGACAGGTTAAGCAGTATAATGTGACTATGAATGAAGTTAATAAATTTATATCATGGTATAAGTTAAGATCAGCAGGAAGTGGAGATCCGTTTTATGAATTTGACATAACTCAAAGTTCAAATCCTGATATTAAAAGAACTGATTATGTTATATTTGACAAGATATCATCTTTTGAAGTAGATGACTATACAAAATAG